The DNA segment TAAACTTAAGGTGGACTAATGTTCGTAATTGTTACTCCTAATTTTGACTAATAATGGCAAGTTTGCCAGTATCCCATACTTCTTAAGGATACTGGGCTGGATTCTTAACATATAATtcctgtgcatgtgcatgtatttCCCACAAGTGAATTGTTGATTACAGAAAGCAATCCAGCAGATGGGAGTCAGTGACAAAAAAGTAATACTGACCTTAGTCCATTGAAGAGTTGTTTGGACTTGTCCAGGAGATAGCAGAAATCTGTGACAGTCTTTCTTTCACCTAATGGAATATCATCCTCAGTCTCAGCTCCGGTCATGACACTGACTTTTCACACCTgattacaaacagaaaaagaaatactgtattaGACTGTGGAGAAGTACCAGTATTTCTAAAAACACAGGTAGAAAAATACTGGAACCGATGGCAACCAGACCAAAATACCATTTGTACCAATGTGAGCTAATAATTTGTAAATCTTTAACaagaaatacatttcaaaaagtgaaaataacCTACTCATATTTAACATGTTGCTATCCATACTGTTGTCTTTAAACAGACATAGCTAGTTGCAGATGTCTGAGAGTCTTACAGGTGACCTACTTAAACATGAATAGAAATAAGAAACTATGGAGAAAATGTGTCACATGGTCACCCTTTTTAGGCTGACCTGGGCTGTCCCAGATTTCATTCTCATAGTAGCTGCAAACCTCCACTTTGCTAAGATGAATGTGCAATCAGGTCAAAGCAACACACAGTCAGGTCACAATGTTCAGTTAGTGCCTAATTAAAAGCATTTGCAGCTagtgaaaagtttttttctgtcatggaACTGATTGACTATAGCGTCATAGCCCCTAACCTTCCTTGATaggatgtctgtgtgtgcacatggagGGAAGCCTTCAGTGTCGCAGACAGGCAGCAGGATAGCCGCTGTGCATCATGTGTCTATCTCTAACGAATTCTTTGCTCGAAAACCTTCAGTTATGTCACAGTGTTGCCATTAGGAAGGGTCGGAAACACCTGCGTGGCTTACGTATATCTCAGTAACAAACACTCCTACTGCCCCAAGATGATAAAAATACGCAGAGATCCTGAGAAGCAGAATTGAATATTTAACGTTAATGAGCCGCACATGGATAGCTGGTGACCATTGGCGTATTGTTTGAGAGACAACACATCAATTATCAATTACGTCTCTGCTGAAATGTAACCTAATGTTGACTGTAATAGCCTCGGTTAACATCAATCTACCCAAGCTTAATTGGGCCGTAACCTATAACATTGATATTGCTCTGTATTATTGTTGTATCAGCCCTCTATCATCCTCAATATCGTCAAAGTGAattcagtatatatatatatatatatatatatatatatatatacatactatATTTACGTCACAGGTATCAACAGCACCCTTTAGAGAGTAATGTATTGATATCAAAGATAACATGACTCATGTAATAAAGACCTGGGTGCAGCGGCTGTAACACACATTTCGTCTTACCTCGCCAGCCGGCTAGCGTCAATTAACAGGGGCTCCACAGAGATGCTGCTCACAAATCAGTGCAAAAGCTTCGGTGAGCTCTGTTGGCGAAGCGCGACTTTCTTGgcatttcactgtgtgttacTGACGGTGGACCGCTGTCTTACGGGCCGTATCCCCCACCAGCGTGGATACTAGAACCGCTGTCTGTTGAAGCCCAAAAGCTACTCAGTAAGAAGGCAGGGTGAAGACAGCCGCTGGCTTCGCTCCAGTACAACTGGCTAGCTACTTCCGGGtcaaacttttcaaaataaaaacttcctCACTGAAGCACTCgatatcatttaaaaataaaatgggatTCCTTTGTGCTAGAAATTCATAAATCTAATATTAATCAAGAAAAAATGTTCTCCTCCTGTTCATCAAATGAATTGGGATATGTAGACCTGATATAGTCCTTCAATTTCCAAATTCTTATTCCTAATAAATCCTctgttttaaataataataattttggaATAATAATTTTGGAATAATTAACATAACACCATAATCCATATAatcttttgtattatttgagccagcctttttttcttatttgaaaTCAGGTTGCTCTTGCTTTTAGTGTTAATTTGTGGAGTTAATTTCATGATAatcatattattataattaattattattacgttctttttcagtgtgtgtttttgtttgaaccaCCCAATAAttgttaaaatgtaatgtatttgttCACCTAGTCAAATAGggatattattattttaaatgttgattttactttaatttagAATTTGTTAAATCTCTCTTGCTGGCAATAAAAGAACTGCACTTGCCCCTAATTCATTACCACCAGTGAGATGCCCATGTGCCAGGCCCGTAATACCCCAAAGGTTGAAAGCTGCTCAGTGTCCAACAGATCAGAATCTCATGATCCACTGACTTCTCACTAAGTTTGCTTCAGAACCATGGGAGAGGTTAAATGAAAAAGCTTAGAGATGATGGGTCAGTTGAAATCAGCAGTTAACACTAAAATTCACCAGCTGTTACCATGTTgtgaaaacatcaacatcaaaatcTCTTTATTGCTAAAAATCTTCTGTATACTGTATGAGgctgttttccttttcatttgatttcattattaAGTCTCCActtttgtgaatgtttttaacagtatctatttgtttttttacactgtgcATTTTAGTAATGTGTACTACTCCAGTGACTTCCTCAAGCTCGGGTCCTCTACCAGAGGCCTGGGAGTTTGAGGGTTCATGGTCCTAGGACTGCACTCACCTGGACAGAGACCTCAGATGTTGTACCTGGAATCTGCACATCTGAACCTCTCTCCCAGTTTGGAGTTACAGGCTCCTGTGCTCAGATTACCACTGGCACCACTGTTGCCTTTACTCTCCACATCTTTTCTAGCTCCTCTTTCAGCCCTTGGTATTTTTTGAGCTTCTCATGTTCCTCCTTcttaatgttgttgttgcttgGGATTGCTACACTTATTACTACTGCCTTCCTCTGTTGATGGTTAGCCATCATCACTTTGTCAGTCTGGATCTGGAAGTCCCACAGGATCTTAGCTCAGTCATTCTCAACCACCTTGTGCCACACATGTGCCTGTCCACACCTAATTTTAAGACCAACATGCCCATGGGTGCTCAGATGAGTTTGTTGCATTTGTTAATTAAACAATGTAGGTGCTGGATGGGAAAATGACTGTGTCACTAGCAAGGACACTTTGCGCTATGTACCTCATATGAAATGTAATACAAAGTAGAGCATGAACAAGACTACTCTGGGAAAATAATTTAATCCCCAGTTCATAGTAACTTTTCCTTTACCTGTTCCAGTTAATACCCTAATGAGTCTCTTCCTTTATCAGAttaacttttttctctttcagcattCCTCCTCACCAACCATATAACACATCCTATTCATAGACGCCACAGCAGAATGATCCCATTGTTCTTGCTCACATTTTACAATGGTTAGGACTTCATTATAAAAACCTGTATGATTCAATGGACTACTATTAACAAGATTCAACgaataatgttttattcaaattacaaaaatgggGAACATCAAATTGAACAGTTCTCTACTGCAAATACGACTACTGAGATGAGCTCTTCAAGGACATGCACTTTCATtgtaaaattaattttcaaattaaaatgattatttcataCAAAAGCCACTGCTGCAACAGCGTTCATCATACCATAGACAGTGATGAGAAAATGCTAAATAAAATGCCACTTTAAGACAGACCCTTGTGGATGTTTGCCAAAAAAAATACATAGTATCTGCGATAACAAAAggttgaaaaatgacattttaacatgaaaccAGCATTTAAGGCACAATGCTGTAGGAAGGgctcagcagctgtttgtgcaTCTGAGGTGTTTAAACAGGAGCAATTATTAACAAGTTTGCTTCCTAATTCATAAAATTATCATGCTAAGAGGAGAAACTAGTCTTTCAAAAGTCTGCAAGTCATTCTTTAAGAAATATACatatcattttatttgaatatgcATTATTGGCACCactttgtttgaatgttttatttgctttagAAGGTTACAGAACATCAAAATTAAACCATTTAACATTTCTTCATcacacaaatttaaaatatcaagaaatTTTAAAGTATAATTTTCTCATTGGGGGTATGAGAGGATTTCTTCCTTTATGACAGAACAAAGTGAGTATGGTACAGATTGTAGCCTTAGAAGAAACCCTTTTCTACTCAAGATGCTGTAGCCCTGAGAGGGATGTTACtttcttaaaatatatttcatataaataAGTTTGAGAGTTGAGATCTCTAATGAGCAGAGATGGTAGAACAGAGACAACTCAGAGGAAGTAGGGTGTGGTTGTTCGAGGAGGTATGACGCGCTCGGAGTCAGGGACAGCACGGAACAGCTTGGGTTCTCTTCTGTTCACATCCTTGAAGACCATGATGGATGCAATGTTTCCACAGCGGTAGCAGTAGTTTGGCGCTGACCACACAGTCACTAGCTTCTCGTCAAACATGAACTTGTAGCCTTCATGAACCAGCTGATGCGCACGGCAGATGAGCTTCAAATTGTTGATGTGAACAAACTAAAACATAAGAGATATGACCATTACTTTCATATATGCAAATACGAAGGGTCAAAAGAATTATTGTTTCCAATAGATTTGTTTCAAATATTGACATCACAGCAGACCTCATTAGTAACCTTGGAACCAAACAGCCAGCCAGCACCTCGTGGACTGATAGCCCAGGTGTCCACATCTTCTGGGTCTGACCACACAAGATCACAGAAGGCCCCCTTGTGGGGAATTTCTTGGTTGCGTTCGATGGTGCGGATCTGGTCCAAAGTCTTGATGTCTGGTGAAAGACCTCCATGGACGCACAGTACCTGCTCATCTATCAACTGAGATTAGagattaaaacatgttttagcaTGCAGTCTGAACCCGTTTCAGAATTacagttttttatgtttaattcaGTGCCATGTAACAGAGGACTCTTATGCTAAATTTATTCCCTCTTTATGAGCATCTTTAATGGTAACATTCTAACTATTAGACAAAATCTCCACCTCCTGCCTTCATCCAGCACTGATTTATCTCCAACCACAAGATCCTTAGAAACATCCTTAGAATCGACTTTCACCAACCAACTTCAACAATTTCTTCATTTAAACCATCGACCTGTCTCTTAGACTCAATCCCAACTGGGCTGCTTAAGGAAGTTTTACCCTTAGTTTGTACTTCTTTAATAGGTATGATCAATCTGTCTTTATTAGCAGGCTATGTCCCATAGTCTTTTGAAGCAGCTGTAATTAAACCTCTTCTTAAAAAGCCTTCTCTCTGTCCAGGCGTATTAGCCAAATATAGACCATATCTAACCTTTCTCTCAAAACTTCATGTTATTGAACTTGGTCACAGACACCTCAAGagcacattttctaatgatataGTTACTATTGATGGCATTgtcctgaggcctgtactacaaaggGAGTTTAAGCTACTGGGATTTAACTCCCTAAACTTGTATTACAATGGTACTGTGTCGGTCAGTTGAGTCGGTGAGTCGGTGTTAAACTGTGACTGCCAACAAAGTCAGGGAGGCTTGTTGTCAAGGCACTTCAGATCGAGGAAATTCATAAATGAAGTGTCCTTATGTTTTCTGTAAGGACAcgtaaaatatgtgaaaaatattACGATACTTTCATTATAGTTGACACATTGCCTCTGACGCTGGTGGCAGCTCAGTGTCCACACTTTATGTAGAAGATAATACCACGTGTTGTTTTGACAGCCCAGTTTTAAACTATTTGATGTAGTTTACATGCCTGTCTTATGTACAGTTGAGTGGGTTGCATTTTAGTCTTTTAAATCAACCACTCTCCCCACCCATGGCTTCCTTCTCTCAGGCCTCTCAGAGCAGGCAGAGCTTCTCCTTTCCTATTAAAAGAATTATTCATACTGATAATATCCAACAATGACTCTAAATCCTGCCATGttctttctcagtgtgttttgctgtgtaaaTGCATGCTTGAccttgactgtgagaaaaaaacgttacatattaaataatgtaaatttgaagcagaaaaactgctgtaaaaaaGGCACTGCTATTCATGCACCATCGTTTGACGAATGTGTTTCTACCATGTctaacttgtttttctttttaggagACGGAGAATGCAAAAAATAAGTACATATGGaataaagaatattttttattatattatatatatttttaatctttcattATTGAGACGGACTTTAAACAACCTCATCCTGCACAATGAGCCTCACCCAGTCGTTGTGCAAATATTGATTGGGTCTTCCAAATGTGAGGCGGTACTTATAGAGGACAGCACAGAGTTAACCACGATCATAACCTGCTCTGAGCAGTCTGGACATGCagtgtaaattaccatggcagcagaccttgggtaaaacctatccaccaGCGCGGGTTAATCGGGAAGTTACACTgagttactcctgaagttaccctgattAAGCCAGTAACCTTGCTTCATCGTACAGGCCtatggcctccagctccactttTGCTAACTACTGTTTGTTTACCAACTAGTAGGTGGGTGTTCCATCTCTGATCATCCAATAATAGCACAGATCTGAGTTCCACATATAGGAATGGTGCATTTATGTGAATTATGAAACTCTGTCGTCAGACCTTCACTTCAGTATGTGAATGCACAAGATCACTATTTAAGGATTATTACACCAGTTTAATGAAAGCCAGTGTGGACATGTGTTTCATTACAATGCATTATATATACTGAGTTCAGTTTGGGAAAAGGTTTTAAGTAAGCACAAAGGACTTAATGGGGTGATATAATCAGGTTCAGTTCTAGATATCTGGTTATATCAGATtatgttaaacaaacaaacagcaggcaaATGTCATCAAGTAACCAATGTGAAAGTACAATGAATGAACTTACAGCTGCCACAGGTCAGCATGTCAAACACTTTTGTGCAATACCGCCAGGCATTTGCATTTCCATATTTTGTTTGGCACTCATCTAAAAGTAAGCAGAGCATACATGGCAATGTGGTTCAATGAGCttgtgaaacagaaaatgtgtataaatagtAACACTGAATAAGCTGTTACCCACCATAAAAGCCGTACACTTGAGTTATTTGTCTGCTTTCATGGTTTCCACGTAGAAGTGTGATACGATCCGGCCACTTTGCCTTTAAAGCCAGCAGGTGTGTAAATGTCTCCAAGCTGTAATATCCTCTATCCACAAAATCTCCCtagaaaaaaggaaaacaggatGCCCTTagacacaaaacatttaacagccttctaaaaaaaaaaaaacaatcaaaacacaaCTCAACTGTGTCCTGGATACAGTGCGTCTTCATATATGAACAACCTGGGCACAGAAAAATTCGTTTGCTACTTGCCAATAAGCTTATACTGGCTAAAGCTACATGTAACACACAACCTTGTCTAATCAGCCATGGGTGTGAGGCTTAAGCTGAATTGTATTCCCAGGGTATATAAGAGGCCATTTCATATCATAAGCAGCACTGCACATGCAAAGGCCTGGAGTTGTTTCCTGCTTACAGTCAAGCCGTAGTACAACTCAGACGTTGTCAGCTCTCACATAATGCCTAAAACAAAAGAATTATGTGAAGCCACAaaggcagccatcttggcagTGCTGGAAAGTGGCATGAGTGAGAGACAGGTAGCCAAAAAAACTGAAGATCTCCAAGACAGCCGTCAGACCTCCTGGGACCTTGAAAATGAGTGGGCACTGTCGAGAAATGCGACTTGTTCATCAAGGACAGTTCGAAACCAGACTTCTTGAAGCTGGTCTGAAGTCACACAGGACACGGAAGAAACCCTTCATCAACGAAAGGCAGCAGAAGGCCCAGTTACTCTTTCCAATCACAAGGATTGGACTGTTGATGATTGGGCTAAGGTTCTCTTCAGTGATGAATCCAATTTTGAGTTGATGCCCACTCCAGCCAACTTACTGGTTAGGAGGAAGCCTGGAGAAGCCTACAAACCAGACTGTTTGCCCCTACAGTAAAACATGGGGGTTGATCAGTGATGATCTGGGGTTGTTTCAGCATGGGTGGAACAGGGCAAATGCAATTGTGTGAAGGGCGAATGAACCAGTCATGTACAGGGCTACTCTCGAAAACAGTCTTCTTCCATCAGCTGGAAAACTCTGGATTTTCCAACAATGCCCCTTGCCACACGGCAAGGTCAGTTAAAGCCTGGATGGAGAACCAGAACATTCAAACCATGCCTTGGCCTGCTCAATCACCAGATCTAAATACAATGGAAAACCTGTGGAAAATCATTAAACTCAAAATGGAGAACCACAAGcccaaaaacaaagcaaatttgTTTGAATTTGTGCAACAGGAATGGGCTGCTGTGACAGCAGAACAATGTCAGAAGCTGGTGGAGAGCATGCCAAGACGCATGGCTGCAGTCATCAAAAACAATGGTTATGCAATCAAGTACTAACTCCTGTGTGTATCATGTGActaagagagacagaaaagaaaacatgaaatgccTAAAAGCACTGTTTTTGGCAGTACAATGCCATAGCTATTGATGTAAGAACTTAAAGTGATTTTGGTTATTATCAAGGAAACCATGGAAAATGGCCAGATATCAGCTCTTAAATTAAACTCTTATGAGCTATTGTTGTTATCATTATATTTGTCCAAACAAATGTACCTTTAGTGGTACCAGGcattaaaatgaacaagaaaTTGAAGAAAACAAGGGTGGTCTAATAATTTTTTCCATGACTGTATGTAGGTTTGCTATGGAATGGGCAGAGGGATATTCATCAGATTTATTTCAGAGCGTTAATCATAAAATGTGCTCTGAACTTGCTTATTAAGCAAGAACAAATCATATGCAAAGCTCTTGAGACTTGTGTCGGTGTGGAAAAGCAGCACAACACCAGCAACTTCTTTGTCCAAAGTCAACTCAGACATAGCTAGTTATGCCATACAGcagtgctgtgttgttttcattttgggcAAAATGTTTTGGCActattttattgatattttgcTTCTAAGAGGTGCATTGTGACTAAGGACCAGCCTTTATTTTCATGCAATGATTGATATATTAGCAGGAATGTAGTACAACATGGAAGTGAAAGCAATGGTCAAATTAACTCCATATGAAAGTACAATaagaatattttgttattaaaatCAATGGATTTTGTGAAAAATAACTGCAATCACTATATTGATCAAAAATAACTAGGACAATAATTTTGTCCATATCCATGCAGCCATGATTTGTGCATGACAGACTCATGAACAGAGACGTCAACAAGCTCCAGTGATTCCATTAAGCCTTTAGCTGTTGTCTATggttttttggggttttttttttttacagcaccTGTGTTGTGCCTTTGTGGTTATTGTCGCTGGATGCATATTTCTAAGGAGAGTAGCCACAGTACTAAATCATCTCTATTTATACAATAACATTATTATATACAATTTTTCTAACTACTTTTCTTTATGTGTCATCTTTTAATGTCAGTCATACTGTAACCACTTTCAGATACTGCAATTTGAAATATGCAATGTGTGCtcacatacagtgcatttggaaagtattcagaccccttcacttttttcagtcTTATGTTGAAGTcttaaactaaaattaaaaaaaaaaaaaaaatcactctctGCCTCACCTACAATACCCTGTAATAACAACGCCAAAACAGAATTCagcaaatttatttaaaaaaaaacaaagaaaaaaaactgaacagacCCTTTGCTATGACACTCGAAATTTAGCTCCGGTACCTCCCATTTCTCTGGATCATCactgagatgtttctacacccTGACTGGATTCCATCTGTGAAACCTTATGTACACAGGAgtgtgcctttccaaatcatgtaTCAGTTGAATTTAAGGCTGCAACTCAGCAAATCATAAAGAAactgaaggggtctgaatactatCCACTGTATATGCATTTCTTCCGAGATAACCACCATGCCCACTGTACATTTCATCATCTGTGCATATGATGAAAATACAACTCTAAGACATGATTTATCCCCTTTTATCCCTTGCTGCATAGTAAGGGGAATTTCTAAAATGAACAACATACAAAAATCAGACATGACTGACAGCATCTGCATTATTTGGGTTTAATAAATGACATAATGAAATATTCACTTaccatgaaaatgtaatttgtgtCTGGAACTTGGCCTCCAGTTCTGAAAAGCTCGCAAAGATCATAAAACTAGACAGGAACATTAAAGAGAACTCAATTagtcttgtttctttttcagacaATGATTGTTCAAAAGTGCCAAAGTAGCAATAGCAATGTaataaaatttgaaataattCATTTAGCATTTGACATGGCATGTTATCCATGCAGATATACATTTTATAGAAGAACAGACTATCAAATAAAGAGGCCAACACTGAGTAACGTTTACATTTACTTAGGCTAAGACTAAAGACTATTAATCAATGGACGATTTTGCAAAGAAACTCATagatacagtaaaaaaaaaatcttttcccTGCATTCATGTTGTGCATGCCCTTtataaatgcaaacacacacacacagttttgaaACTGTCACTACTTTTATACTTACTTATCAGTGATTCTTACAGGACAAACCAAAAGATTTGGTATAAAGAGAAGTCAATTTAGTTAGGCTTACCTGACCGTGAATATCTCCACAAACAGTAACTGGAGTAGAGACTGGCTGAACATTTGATTCTTCCAGCAGCAAATCACAAACATAATCACATAATCTCTGAAAAAGTATAAGCGTGACAATGATAAGTCAGTCACTCTGTTACAATGCAGCATTATAACAGCACAATGCTGCAAGCAAAGTGATCAACTATATTACTAGATGATAAAATGtgagaggagtggagagagacTCTACATTCAATCTTAAAAACAGGTATGGGTGATCCAGAAGACAGTGAAATTTACCCTGCATTAAAatactttgtgtttctgttgaatAACGTAAGAGGGCTCAGGAAAGttacaaagctacaaagaccTGATGTTCCCTAGACCGTTACAGTTCTTAACGGGGCAAAGTTACTTCCTTACAAAGAAAACTGCAGAATTATGAAGCCATCAAACTGAGTCTGGTTTCAACAATAAATAGCACTGCATTTATCAATATTCCACCCAAAACGTGTTTGTGTCACTTTTACCTCACATTTGTGTGCCAAACAATAAGAGTAGATAACACTAATCTTACTGTAAGTAGCTTTAGTGGGTAACGGTACTACTGATACAGAGTGCTAATGTGCCTCTGTTCGGTCTGCCGTGGTTCCCCACCATGACAAACACTTAACTGTTAGCTTGTAGCATTAGGTAAAGCAGTACAACTTCCTCTTTGACTTCGCGGCCAATTTTACCTTTTTCCTCGGCTTTTTGAAAGCCGATGGTCAGTATTATCGGTGACGCTAGCAAAATGtgcagaaaataacaataatcaaTACTGCCTCCACGTAATTTCTAGCAGATGAGTTATTAGCAATGCTTGTTGAACAAACTTGGTTTAGTCACACCGTTAGCAAATAGTGCTAATGGTGATAGTGACACACACTCGCCTACGTTAATTCCAGCGACTTCAACTCACCTTTAGATCATTTTCCGGTAAGTATTTGCAGTGTCTCGCTATTTCTACGTATTTATCAAGATCTAACGGAGCCATAGTCGAAACTCAAACCAGAGGAGTAATAGTTAGCCAGCTACCAAgttccctttcttcttccttctcacCGCTCcttcattttcaattttaatcACTGTTGTTAAGTTAACCACATCCTGTAAgaaccttcaaaataaaacccctATCGATGAGTAAGTCCTTTAGTAATAAAGAACACCAAAAAGGAATCAAGTAAGCTATACAAAAACGATACTTAATCTATATACCCACAAGTgccattttggaaaatgttctgatgATCCCGGTGGTTGTTTTTATAACTTTATTGCGAAGCTAACATTAAAGTGGCAACATCTCAAGCCAGTTTGAGGCTCTTTTCAATGCTATTTGGTGTGCAGTGTACACGTGAGAGTGTCCcctatgtatatgtatatgtactgGCAAcggtgtatttgtgtatttgtctgtgtactttatttgttttaaaaatctaatcacGTTGTTTTGTCATTACAACAATGAATTTTAGCCCTTGCAATTTATTGCGCATATGTGAGCGttcatgtttctgtgatttACCCTAACACACACCTCTCCTTTGAACAGTTTGTCCCTcacccccccctctctctcttgctctttctctctctctatctctctctcactcgcgcacacacacatcctgcatactttctgctataGAAACCATTCAGTTATCAAGAGGCTTAAACTATTaccctttttacatttgtgcttattcagctttcttcaactctttacaccttttaaaatgttcaactttgctattgcaattttgctattcaactGAATagttcagctgttggttttaactttcagcttctgcatctaccctctctctctgctaatttccACCACTTTAATCATTGCTTCAGAAATTACTTTGGATTTCCAACTGACTTCcaacttctgtgtttttcttcttcatttcaaccataatttcagccattttcagcattgcttcagagatccattcagctctcagcattcacacacattttccacaggaaatgcattttctagttttttatgtaattcagttttatttgtatagcaccaaatcacacCATACATtatctcaaagcactttactGAGTCCCTTGATGATGGTGAGCAAAGGACCAAGGCAGCAAAGGCCTAAATCATAATATTCACCTGTACCTAACttttgggatgatgttttcatgttggtatGCAGTgcccctgtctgtctccatttATAGGCAATTTGTCTGACTGTGGATGAATGAATATCTGAACTCTCTGAGATGACTTGTGAATGACTATAACACAACCTCTCACCCACCAATTCACCATCATTCCAGAACTGAGGATGCAGCTGACTGACTAGATTGACAGATTACCAAGAATCAGTGTGCATCAACAAGACGTTCAAGCTGATTGTGCTGAGCTTTGCAGGTACGGATTTGCAAATTGGACCCATGCAGGACTCTGATACAGTGTAAGGTATTATCACTGTGTTCAATCAGTTAATTCTATGACACGTCGTtaataaatactgaatattgTAAACTTAAGTAAGTTTAACCAGTTTGATGACAAATGATGAGATAAACATTAAGTAAGCGTCATGACCCAAGTGTAATTTCAATTTTTACTCAGTATTCAAGACATGTGAGTCTTTGTAGAGTTATTCTAGTTAACAAATAAGTGTTCAGCATAAACTTTGTGAGTAATCTTGTAAAGCTCAGGTGTAGCAGGTGCCAGCTGAACCTGTCATTcagctc comes from the Lates calcarifer isolate ASB-BC8 linkage group LG9, TLL_Latcal_v3, whole genome shotgun sequence genome and includes:
- the ppp6c gene encoding serine/threonine-protein phosphatase 6 catalytic subunit, which encodes MAPLDLDKYVEIARHCKYLPENDLKRLCDYVCDLLLEESNVQPVSTPVTVCGDIHGQFYDLCELFRTGGQVPDTNYIFMGDFVDRGYYSLETFTHLLALKAKWPDRITLLRGNHESRQITQVYGFYDECQTKYGNANAWRYCTKVFDMLTCGSCKFIHCTFTLSQLIDEQVLCVHGGLSPDIKTLDQIRTIERNQEIPHKGAFCDLVWSDPEDVDTWAISPRGAGWLFGSKVTNEFVHINNLKLICRAHQLVHEGYKFMFDEKLVTVWSAPNYCYRCGNIASIMVFKDVNRREPKLFRAVPDSERVIPPRTTTPYFL